In a genomic window of Mucilaginibacter sp. KACC 22063:
- a CDS encoding ATP-binding protein, protein MHQASFFNISLNNILTAEHSILDKARIRLLYFGLWLAFIADLALIFTSFAQASTVNTIISGFTAVLLLGLFKYLTWRPDWRRISHVLLTMVTLLNLSNVYVLVQSVSLVTIQLILITVLFSFYMLGQSFGLFYSLVNIIPVLAFMVLEYYSSYIINFKPEKVDQSLTIVSVLSNFILIIFIHSHFYGAFLKNIKQLKQTSEKQKQLNVQMEVAIQKAEKSSQAKSEFLSTMSHEIRTPLNAVIGMSNLLMMSNPRLDQKENLEILKFSANNLLAIVNDVLDFNKIESGKLIFENVRFNMGELMHNICGAQIIKAIEKGLNFSLNVDSSLKYRTIIGDPTRLTQVIFNLVSNAIKFTEKGNVWVNVNCIQDRHNVLAIHFSVKDTGIGIDKDNLSTIFEPFAQESMSTTRQYGGTGLGLSIVKRLLELQGVSMYVDTKPGVGSEFSFNMEFTVPTDVEVKKPAEQLIPVLEHPKQEQLSGNFSDVRVLIAEDNPVNVMLMKKLLSKWDITPKFAENGALAVEMVQYGNFDIILMDLQMPVMNGFEAATEIRNLADNRKSNLPIIALTASALVDIREQVFSSGMNDYVSKPFKPDELKEKMLGLLAMA, encoded by the coding sequence ATGCATCAGGCAAGTTTTTTTAACATTTCTTTAAATAACATACTCACCGCTGAACATTCAATACTTGATAAGGCGCGTATCAGGTTGTTGTATTTTGGTTTATGGCTTGCCTTTATTGCCGATTTAGCTTTAATATTTACAAGCTTTGCGCAGGCAAGTACAGTGAATACTATTATTTCGGGTTTTACAGCCGTACTGCTGCTGGGTTTATTTAAATACCTGACCTGGCGTCCCGACTGGCGCAGAATATCGCACGTGCTGCTGACAATGGTTACGCTGCTGAACCTTAGCAATGTTTATGTACTGGTTCAAAGTGTTAGCCTGGTTACCATTCAATTAATACTGATCACCGTTTTGTTCAGCTTTTATATGCTTGGACAAAGCTTTGGTTTGTTTTATTCGTTGGTTAACATTATACCGGTATTGGCATTTATGGTGCTGGAGTACTATAGTAGCTATATCATTAATTTTAAGCCCGAAAAAGTAGATCAATCGCTTACCATAGTATCCGTACTTAGCAATTTCATACTTATCATTTTCATACATAGCCACTTTTATGGTGCTTTTCTAAAAAACATTAAACAGCTGAAACAAACCAGCGAAAAGCAGAAGCAGCTAAATGTGCAGATGGAAGTTGCCATACAAAAGGCTGAAAAATCGTCTCAGGCGAAGTCTGAATTTTTGTCGACCATGTCGCATGAGATCCGTACGCCGTTAAATGCGGTTATTGGTATGTCTAACCTACTGATGATGAGCAATCCGCGCCTTGACCAAAAGGAAAACCTGGAGATACTTAAATTTTCTGCCAATAATCTGCTTGCCATTGTGAATGACGTGCTTGATTTTAACAAGATCGAGTCGGGTAAGCTTATCTTTGAAAACGTGCGCTTTAACATGGGCGAACTGATGCATAATATCTGCGGGGCACAAATTATTAAAGCAATTGAAAAGGGACTTAATTTTAGTCTTAATGTAGATAGTTCGTTAAAGTACCGTACCATCATAGGCGATCCAACACGCCTTACGCAGGTGATCTTCAACCTGGTGAGCAATGCCATTAAATTTACAGAAAAAGGCAATGTATGGGTTAATGTAAATTGTATTCAGGATCGTCACAATGTATTAGCTATACACTTTTCTGTTAAAGATACCGGTATAGGGATAGATAAGGACAATCTGAGTACTATTTTTGAACCCTTTGCGCAGGAGTCTATGAGTACCACGCGCCAATATGGAGGTACGGGTTTAGGGTTATCCATAGTGAAACGCTTGTTAGAATTGCAGGGGGTAAGTATGTATGTTGATACCAAGCCGGGCGTTGGATCAGAGTTTTCATTCAATATGGAATTTACGGTGCCTACTGATGTTGAAGTGAAAAAGCCAGCGGAGCAGCTAATCCCTGTATTAGAACATCCCAAGCAAGAACAACTTAGTGGTAATTTTAGTGATGTGCGTGTACTTATTGCTGAGGATAACCCGGTGAACGTAATGTTGATGAAAAAACTGCTCTCTAAGTGGGATATTACACCAAAATTTGCCGAAAATGGCGCATTAGCGGTTGAGATGGTTCAATATGGTAATTTTGATATTATCCTGATGGACTTGCAAATGCCGGTAATGAACGGTTTTGAAGCTGCTACAGAGATCAGAAACCTGGCTGATAACAGAAAATCCAATTTGCCGATTATTGCTTTAACAGCTTCGGCATTAGTTGACATTCGAGAACAGGTGTTTAGTTCAGGTATGAATGATTATGTTTCTAAGCCTTTTAAACCCGACGAGCTGAAAGAAAAAATGCTGGGTTTACTTGCTATGGCTTAA
- a CDS encoding ribosomal maturation YjgA family protein gives MLRSRITYLLLTTLTVIAGLLSRHFSFIPLFIGDILWATMVYFIARFLFIVKPLSYSIIASLIFSYAIEFSQLYQASWINNLRHTLLGKLILGQGFLWSDLLCYTIGVVIGVMVDRAFFRRGAQSSTL, from the coding sequence ATGCTGCGATCAAGAATAACATATCTGCTGCTAACTACACTTACAGTAATTGCAGGACTGCTATCCCGGCATTTTTCATTTATTCCATTGTTTATTGGCGATATACTTTGGGCAACAATGGTCTATTTTATTGCACGGTTCTTATTTATCGTCAAACCTTTAAGTTATTCTATTATAGCTTCCCTAATATTCAGTTATGCAATAGAGTTCAGCCAGCTTTACCAGGCATCGTGGATTAACAACTTAAGGCATACCTTATTGGGCAAGCTTATTTTAGGCCAGGGCTTTTTATGGAGCGATCTTCTGTGCTATACGATAGGGGTGGTTATTGGGGTGATGGTGGATAGAGCTTTTTTTAGGAGGGGGGCACAAAGTAGTACTTTATGA
- a CDS encoding M13 family metallopeptidase translates to MNSKFTHLVLASALCLSANAFATGSGNDAKKSDPPQKFIDPTNMDPEVKPGDNFFEYANGGWLKKNTIPAKETRWGSFGILAESNNKKMRTILNEVSKGPTQPKGSVKQRVGDLYTSGMDSLTIEKRGYEPIKPDLQRIDKISSLNGVIDEIAYQRTVGEGSPLFRFGVGQDSKNVTKYITSLGQGGTSLPDRDYYLVDNARNKKILDAYKTYLTTLFTLTGTDQAVAEKNAATIIRIETELAKVQMSRVAMRDPQKTYNKFAVADLSKTTPHLNWAVLLPKMKVNGQDSILVAQPDFLKSADAMLASVPVEDWKVYLKGYILRGSASQLSSPFANASFAFSSVLSGQKVQAPREERMAGLVNGALGELLGQIYVEKYFTPAAKQYMVGLVNNLKGVLGDRIKRLEWMTPETKERALKKLNAFTVKIGYPDKWETYNGVTINRDDYYGNLKRISVWSYNEMIGHLGKPVDKTRWGMTPPTVNAYYNPVNNEIVFPAGILQFPFFDFKADDAINYGGIGAVIGHEMTHGFDDQGRQYDADGTLRDWWKKEDADKFKVRADMVVDQYNHYTVLDTMHVNGRLTLGENLADLGGLNIAYEAFKKTKEGQSGAKIDGFTPDQRFFLSWAQVWRSLQRPESAASRILTDPHSPEQYRTNAPLTNIDAWYQAFDVKPGDKMYKKPEDRIKVW, encoded by the coding sequence ATGAACTCAAAATTTACTCACTTAGTGCTTGCAAGTGCGTTGTGCTTATCAGCAAACGCTTTTGCTACAGGCAGCGGTAACGATGCAAAGAAATCTGATCCGCCTCAGAAATTTATAGATCCGACCAACATGGATCCTGAAGTTAAGCCTGGCGATAACTTCTTTGAATATGCTAACGGTGGCTGGTTAAAAAAGAACACCATCCCGGCTAAAGAAACCCGTTGGGGAAGCTTTGGTATCCTTGCTGAATCGAACAACAAAAAAATGCGCACCATTTTGAACGAAGTAAGCAAAGGCCCGACTCAGCCTAAAGGCAGCGTTAAACAACGCGTAGGCGACCTGTATACCAGTGGCATGGATAGCTTAACCATCGAAAAACGTGGCTACGAACCGATTAAGCCAGATTTGCAACGTATCGACAAAATCAGCAGCCTTAACGGTGTAATTGACGAGATTGCTTACCAGCGTACCGTTGGCGAAGGCAGTCCGCTGTTCCGTTTTGGCGTAGGCCAGGATTCTAAGAACGTTACAAAATATATTACCAGCTTAGGCCAGGGCGGCACCAGCCTGCCAGACCGTGATTATTACCTGGTTGATAATGCACGTAACAAAAAGATTTTAGACGCTTACAAAACTTATCTTACTACCCTGTTCACTTTAACAGGAACAGACCAAGCTGTGGCAGAAAAAAATGCGGCAACCATTATCCGTATAGAAACTGAACTGGCTAAAGTACAAATGAGCCGTGTTGCCATGCGCGACCCTCAAAAAACTTATAACAAGTTTGCCGTTGCTGATTTAAGCAAAACTACACCTCACTTAAACTGGGCAGTTTTATTGCCTAAAATGAAAGTGAACGGACAGGACAGCATATTGGTTGCACAACCCGACTTTTTAAAGAGCGCTGATGCGATGTTAGCCTCTGTACCGGTTGAAGACTGGAAAGTTTACCTGAAAGGTTACATTTTGCGTGGTTCTGCCAGCCAGCTAAGCTCACCGTTTGCTAATGCAAGCTTTGCATTCAGCAGCGTGTTAAGCGGACAGAAAGTACAGGCTCCGCGCGAAGAGCGTATGGCGGGTTTGGTTAACGGCGCATTAGGCGAACTGTTAGGCCAGATCTACGTTGAAAAATACTTCACACCTGCTGCTAAGCAATATATGGTAGGCCTGGTGAACAACCTTAAAGGGGTTTTAGGCGACCGTATTAAACGCTTAGAGTGGATGACCCCTGAAACTAAGGAACGTGCGCTAAAAAAACTGAATGCATTTACTGTTAAAATCGGTTATCCTGATAAATGGGAAACTTATAATGGTGTAACCATTAATCGCGATGACTATTACGGCAACCTTAAACGCATTTCAGTTTGGAGTTACAACGAAATGATTGGCCACTTAGGCAAACCTGTTGATAAAACCCGTTGGGGCATGACACCTCCAACCGTTAACGCATATTACAATCCGGTTAATAACGAGATCGTATTCCCTGCAGGTATCTTACAATTCCCATTCTTTGATTTTAAAGCTGATGATGCCATTAACTATGGTGGTATCGGTGCTGTGATCGGTCACGAAATGACCCACGGCTTTGACGACCAGGGCCGCCAGTATGATGCCGATGGCACACTGCGCGACTGGTGGAAAAAAGAAGATGCTGACAAATTTAAAGTGCGTGCCGATATGGTAGTTGACCAATACAACCACTACACCGTTCTTGATACCATGCACGTTAACGGCCGCTTAACTTTAGGTGAAAACCTTGCCGATCTTGGCGGTTTAAACATTGCTTACGAAGCATTCAAAAAAACAAAAGAAGGCCAGTCTGGCGCAAAAATTGATGGATTTACTCCAGATCAAAGATTCTTTTTATCTTGGGCACAAGTTTGGAGAAGCTTACAGCGCCCGGAATCAGCTGCATCACGCATCCTGACAGATCCGCACTCTCCTGAACAATACCGCACCAATGCACCATTAACAAATATTGATGCATGGTACCAGGCATTTGACGTAAAACCAGGCGATAAAATGTATAAAAAGCCTGAAGACCGCATTAAGGTATGGTAA
- a CDS encoding EVE domain-containing protein produces MQYWLVKSEPFKYSWEKFNQDGRTFWDGVRNFQARNNLRAMQEGDLVLFYHSNEGKEIVGIAKVVKEAYQDPTTDDTNWVVVDLSPVEALKKHVTLEQIKTDEQLKDIGLVRQGRLSVMGLKAEEFDRIIELGS; encoded by the coding sequence ATGCAATACTGGCTCGTTAAATCAGAACCTTTTAAATACAGTTGGGAAAAATTCAATCAGGATGGGCGCACCTTTTGGGATGGTGTCCGCAATTTTCAGGCGCGTAATAACCTGCGTGCCATGCAAGAGGGAGACCTGGTGCTGTTTTACCATAGTAATGAAGGGAAGGAGATTGTTGGTATTGCTAAAGTTGTTAAAGAGGCTTACCAGGATCCTACTACTGATGACACCAATTGGGTAGTGGTTGATCTTTCGCCGGTTGAGGCTTTGAAAAAGCATGTTACTTTAGAACAGATCAAAACCGATGAGCAGCTGAAAGATATTGGCTTGGTGCGCCAGGGCCGCCTGTCGGTAATGGGCTTAAAGGCCGAAGAGTTTGACCGTATCATCGAATTGGGAAGCTAA
- a CDS encoding valine--tRNA ligase, with product MSISKTYQPKEAEAKWYNYWLANGFFRSVPDEREPYTIVIPPPNVTGVLHMGHMLNNTIQDVLIRRARMQGKNACWVPGTDHASIATEAKVVAMLKEQGIEKKDLTREKFLEHAWEWKEKYGGIILEQLKKLGASCDWDRTRFTMEEDLSEAVIDTFIHLYKKGWIYRGVRMVNWDPKGKTAVSDEEVIRKEVNQKLYYIKYKISPQDSKSASQEDALSDSQTSGLPDYVVIATTRPETIMADAAVFVNPNDERYKHLHGKSVSIPLVNRVIPIMTDEYVTMDFGTGCLKVTPAHDLNDYELGQKHHLQVIDILNDDGSLNNLAEILVGEDRFAARKKIAAMLEEAGALEKVEEYKSQVGFSERTDAVIEPRLSMQWFCKMDEMAKPALADVLNGDVKLIPDKFVNTYRHWMENVQDWCISRQLWWGQRIPAWYNEKGQWVVAKTEAEARAEFAAQGIEVTSIRQEEDVVDTWFSSWLWPISVFDGFKNPDGADINYYYPTNDLVTAPEILFFWVARMIMAGHEFRGKKPFTNVYLTGIVRDKLGRKMSKSLGNSPDPLGLIEQYGADGVRVGILLSSPAGNDLMFDESYCEQGRNFANKVWNAFRLVKGWEVDESLENKNQIAIDWFASRFNEALKEIEENFSQYRLSEALMATYKLVWDDFCAWYLEMIKPAYQQPADAATYRATVAFFEQILKILHPFMPFLTEELWHDEIFGERTEKDCIIVAKMPEVGDINLQLNNELNSVKLIVSGIRNIRNAKQISPKEMLDLVIKQNSNINYHSYLPVITHLSNLGTVEFADEKVTGAASFMVLTDEFFIPLAENIDPAAEAERLQKEIEYLNGFLKSVNAKLGNERFMQNAKPEIVENELKKKADTEAKIKVIQESLASLAG from the coding sequence ATGAGTATTTCTAAGACCTATCAGCCAAAAGAAGCAGAAGCCAAGTGGTATAATTACTGGTTAGCTAACGGTTTTTTCCGTTCGGTGCCCGATGAGCGCGAGCCATATACAATTGTAATCCCTCCGCCAAACGTCACCGGTGTGCTGCACATGGGCCACATGCTTAACAACACTATTCAGGATGTGCTGATACGCCGTGCGCGTATGCAGGGTAAAAATGCCTGCTGGGTACCCGGTACCGACCATGCAAGTATTGCTACCGAAGCTAAGGTTGTTGCTATGCTGAAAGAGCAGGGCATTGAGAAGAAAGACTTAACACGCGAAAAGTTCCTGGAACATGCCTGGGAGTGGAAAGAAAAATACGGCGGTATCATCCTTGAACAATTAAAGAAGCTTGGTGCATCATGCGATTGGGACCGTACCCGTTTTACGATGGAAGAGGATCTGAGCGAAGCCGTTATTGATACCTTTATTCATTTATATAAAAAGGGTTGGATTTACCGTGGCGTGCGCATGGTAAACTGGGACCCGAAAGGTAAAACTGCCGTATCTGACGAGGAAGTTATCCGTAAGGAAGTGAATCAGAAGCTGTATTATATTAAATATAAAATAAGTCCGCAAGACAGTAAGTCCGCAAGTCAGGAAGACGCGCTTTCGGACTCTCAGACTTCCGGACTTCCGGACTATGTTGTGATTGCCACTACCCGCCCGGAAACTATTATGGCGGATGCTGCGGTTTTTGTTAACCCTAATGATGAGCGTTATAAACACCTGCATGGCAAAAGCGTATCTATTCCGTTGGTGAATCGTGTAATTCCGATCATGACGGATGAATACGTAACCATGGACTTTGGTACCGGCTGTTTAAAGGTTACCCCGGCGCACGACTTAAATGACTATGAGCTTGGGCAGAAACACCATTTACAGGTTATCGACATCCTGAATGATGATGGTTCGTTAAATAATCTTGCAGAAATATTAGTTGGCGAAGACCGCTTTGCTGCCCGTAAAAAAATTGCTGCCATGCTTGAAGAAGCAGGTGCTTTGGAGAAGGTAGAAGAATATAAATCGCAGGTAGGTTTTTCTGAACGTACCGATGCCGTTATTGAGCCACGCCTTTCTATGCAGTGGTTCTGCAAAATGGACGAAATGGCTAAACCCGCCCTTGCCGATGTGTTAAATGGTGATGTTAAGCTAATACCCGACAAGTTTGTAAATACTTATCGTCACTGGATGGAAAACGTTCAGGATTGGTGTATCAGCCGCCAGTTATGGTGGGGACAACGCATCCCGGCGTGGTACAATGAAAAAGGGCAGTGGGTAGTTGCCAAAACCGAAGCAGAAGCAAGAGCAGAATTTGCGGCACAAGGTATAGAAGTGACCAGCATTCGCCAGGAAGAGGATGTGGTTGATACCTGGTTCTCGTCATGGTTATGGCCTATTTCCGTATTCGACGGGTTTAAAAATCCGGATGGAGCAGATATCAATTATTATTATCCAACTAATGATCTGGTAACTGCACCGGAGATCTTATTCTTCTGGGTGGCGCGTATGATTATGGCAGGCCACGAGTTCCGCGGAAAAAAGCCTTTTACCAATGTTTACCTTACTGGTATCGTTCGTGATAAGCTTGGCCGTAAAATGTCAAAATCATTGGGCAACTCGCCCGATCCGCTTGGCCTTATTGAACAGTACGGCGCAGACGGTGTGAGGGTAGGCATCCTGTTATCTTCACCGGCAGGTAATGACCTGATGTTCGACGAAAGCTATTGCGAACAGGGGCGTAACTTTGCTAACAAGGTTTGGAATGCTTTCCGTTTGGTTAAAGGATGGGAAGTTGACGAAAGCCTTGAAAATAAAAATCAGATTGCGATCGACTGGTTTGCAAGCCGCTTTAATGAAGCCTTAAAAGAGATTGAAGAAAACTTTAGCCAGTATCGCTTATCAGAAGCATTAATGGCTACTTATAAGCTGGTTTGGGACGACTTCTGCGCATGGTATCTGGAAATGATAAAACCTGCGTATCAGCAGCCGGCAGATGCAGCAACTTACAGAGCAACAGTAGCTTTCTTTGAACAGATATTGAAGATTTTACATCCTTTTATGCCGTTCTTAACAGAGGAATTATGGCATGATGAGATATTTGGTGAACGTACTGAAAAGGATTGTATCATCGTGGCAAAAATGCCCGAAGTTGGGGATATAAATCTACAGCTTAACAATGAATTAAATTCAGTTAAACTAATTGTTAGTGGAATAAGGAATATTCGTAATGCTAAGCAGATTTCTCCTAAAGAAATGCTTGATTTAGTGATAAAGCAAAATTCAAATATCAATTATCATTCCTATTTGCCGGTAATTACTCATTTAAGTAATCTGGGCACAGTTGAGTTTGCTGATGAAAAGGTAACAGGTGCTGCCAGTTTTATGGTACTTACCGACGAGTTTTTTATACCACTTGCAGAAAATATTGACCCTGCTGCAGAGGCCGAAAGACTACAAAAAGAAATAGAATATCTTAACGGTTTCCTGAAGTCGGTTAACGCAAAGCTTGGAAACGAACGTTTTATGCAAAATGCCAAGCCGGAAATAGTAGAAAACGAGTTAAAGAAAAAAGCGGATACTGAAGCTAAGATCAAGGTGATACAAGAGAGCCTTGCATCTTTGGCAGGTTAA
- the holA gene encoding DNA polymerase III subunit delta: protein MTAPEILKDLKNRKFKPVYLLHGDEPYFIDVVSNYIEHHVLPDAEKGFNQTILYGKDTDMISVLNAAKRYPMMADYQVVMVKEAQDLKWGKEDDDKKTLNPLQSYLDKPLASTILVFCYKYGKFDKRKKAYKAIEKNGLIFESASLYDNKIPGWIEGYVSDKKYRINSQASNMLAEYLGNDLSKIANELDKLMLNIQEGGEITLKEIHDNIGISKEYNVFELQAALAKRDVVKANQIINYFDANPKANPIVVLMANLYSFFSKILQVHYLKDKSSASIAKELGISPYFTKDYEQASRSYDQYRTMYIIGLLREYDLKSKGVDSAAEHGELLKELVFKIMH from the coding sequence ATGACGGCTCCTGAAATTCTTAAAGATCTAAAAAACCGCAAGTTTAAACCTGTTTATCTGCTGCATGGCGATGAGCCTTACTTTATTGATGTAGTAAGCAATTATATCGAACATCATGTATTGCCAGATGCAGAAAAAGGCTTTAATCAAACCATATTATACGGCAAGGATACCGACATGATCAGTGTTTTAAATGCCGCGAAGCGCTATCCTATGATGGCCGATTACCAGGTGGTAATGGTTAAGGAGGCACAGGATTTAAAGTGGGGGAAGGAAGATGATGATAAAAAAACGCTAAACCCCCTGCAAAGCTACCTCGACAAGCCGCTGGCCAGTACCATTTTAGTTTTTTGTTATAAGTACGGCAAGTTTGATAAGCGGAAGAAAGCTTATAAAGCCATCGAAAAAAACGGGTTGATATTTGAATCAGCATCGCTATATGATAATAAAATTCCTGGCTGGATTGAAGGTTATGTAAGCGATAAGAAATATCGCATCAACTCGCAGGCGTCAAACATGCTGGCCGAGTACCTGGGAAACGACCTGTCTAAAATAGCGAATGAGCTGGATAAGCTGATGTTAAATATTCAGGAAGGCGGCGAAATTACCTTAAAGGAGATACATGACAATATCGGTATCAGTAAAGAATATAATGTATTTGAACTGCAGGCAGCCTTGGCCAAGCGCGACGTAGTAAAAGCCAACCAGATCATTAATTACTTTGATGCCAACCCAAAGGCCAATCCTATTGTGGTTTTAATGGCCAACTTGTATAGTTTTTTCAGCAAAATATTGCAGGTGCATTACCTCAAGGACAAATCGTCAGCAAGTATTGCCAAAGAATTAGGGATAAGCCCATATTTTACTAAAGATTATGAGCAGGCTTCCCGTAGTTATGATCAATACAGAACCATGTATATCATCGGTTTGCTGCGCGAGTACGACCTTAAAAGCAAGGGTGTTGATTCAGCAGCTGAACATGGCGAGCTGCTGAAAGAACTGGTTTTTAAGATCATGCATTAA
- a CDS encoding type I restriction enzyme HsdR N-terminal domain-containing protein, with amino-acid sequence MSLLQPLNLPPYPFKITDNNGQLFILDEIRKKQIVLTPEEWVRQHFVQYLIHHKKYPKGLIKLEGGLKLHGLLKRSDIVVHDVTGKKILLIECKAPTVNIDQKVFDQAARYNMVHKVRLLAVTNGLVNHCCNIDYENNSYSFLKELPDYTDLSHSK; translated from the coding sequence GTGAGTTTGTTGCAGCCTTTAAATTTACCACCCTATCCTTTCAAGATCACCGACAACAACGGACAACTTTTCATATTAGATGAAATACGTAAAAAACAAATCGTACTTACGCCCGAAGAATGGGTTAGGCAGCACTTTGTTCAGTACTTAATTCACCATAAAAAATATCCCAAGGGACTTATAAAACTGGAAGGAGGCTTAAAGCTGCATGGTCTTCTTAAAAGATCAGACATTGTGGTGCATGATGTAACGGGTAAAAAGATATTGCTTATAGAATGTAAAGCGCCAACTGTTAATATAGACCAAAAGGTGTTTGACCAGGCAGCCCGTTATAATATGGTACACAAAGTGCGGTTACTGGCTGTTACCAACGGCCTGGTAAATCACTGCTGTAATATTGATTATGAAAATAACAGCTATTCTTTTTTAAAAGAATTGCCCGATTATACAGATTTAAGCCATAGCAAGTAA
- a CDS encoding PAS domain-containing protein encodes MDTLLAVNESDISFEILFHQNPHPMWIVEVATLRFLLVNDAAIKHYGYSYKEFMHSITLADIRPKEEQKDMRTLIKRIKHNQTVKKKLTHIKKDRSLIYVHITSYTVLFHNRECRMVLINDITDQIIKDQKITDAWNRIYLTLESITDGFITISNNWRITYWNKEAEKTFNITKEEAIGKSFWKVCHYGKNETLYEEFTHAQKTREAKKFEIYLTYYNKWLCINIYPGKNGLTVYFQDITANKNVEQQIENKDKRLDEIAYLNSHIIRKPIANVIGIVHTLEDDLKDEPHYHRCLEMLKQSAEELDDVIKVINARAEDKSVVRHM; translated from the coding sequence ATGGATACGCTTTTAGCTGTTAACGAATCCGATATTAGTTTTGAGATCTTGTTTCATCAAAATCCGCACCCGATGTGGATTGTTGAAGTAGCAACTTTGCGCTTTCTGCTGGTGAATGATGCTGCCATAAAGCATTATGGCTACAGCTATAAAGAATTTATGCACTCCATCACCTTAGCTGACATACGGCCGAAGGAAGAACAAAAGGATATGCGCACATTGATAAAGCGCATTAAGCATAACCAGACCGTTAAAAAGAAACTTACCCATATCAAAAAAGACCGCTCGCTGATTTATGTTCATATTACTTCATACACGGTATTATTCCATAACCGGGAATGCCGTATGGTATTGATTAATGACATTACCGATCAGATCATTAAAGACCAAAAAATCACGGATGCCTGGAACCGTATCTACCTTACGCTCGAAAGCATTACCGATGGCTTTATTACGATAAGCAATAACTGGCGGATTACTTACTGGAACAAAGAAGCCGAAAAGACTTTTAACATTACGAAGGAAGAAGCTATAGGTAAAAGCTTCTGGAAAGTGTGTCATTATGGGAAAAATGAAACTTTATACGAGGAATTTACGCATGCACAAAAAACCAGGGAAGCAAAAAAGTTTGAGATATACCTCACTTACTATAACAAATGGCTGTGTATCAATATCTATCCCGGCAAAAATGGCTTAACTGTTTACTTTCAGGATATTACAGCTAACAAAAACGTAGAACAACAAATCGAAAATAAGGATAAGCGGCTTGATGAGATCGCCTATCTTAATTCGCACATTATCCGCAAACCTATCGCCAATGTAATTGGAATTGTGCATACACTTGAAGATGACCTGAAAGACGAGCCTCACTATCATCGCTGTTTGGAAATGCTAAAACAAAGCGCCGAGGAGTTAGATGATGTGATTAAGGTGATCAACGCCCGCGCCGAAGATAAATCTGTAGTTCGCCATATGTAA